One window from the genome of Microcebus murinus isolate Inina chromosome X, M.murinus_Inina_mat1.0, whole genome shotgun sequence encodes:
- the MSL3 gene encoding MSL complex subunit 3 isoform X5, translating into MEERTITIEIPEVLKKQLEDDCYYINRRKRLVKLPCQTNIITILESYVKHFAINAAFSAHERPRHHHVMPHANMNVHYIPAEKNVDLCKEMVDGLRITFDYTLPLVLLYPYEQTQYKKVTSSKFFLPIKESATNTSRSQEELSPSPPLLNPSTPQSTESQQTTGEPATPKRRKAEPEALQSLRRSTRHTANCDRLSESSASPQPKRRQQDTSASMPKLFLHLEKKTPVHSRSSSPIPLTPSKEGSAVFAGFEGRRTNEINEVLSWKLVPDNYPPGDQPPPPSYIYGAQHLLRLFVKLPEILGKMSFSEKNLKALLKHFDLFLRFLAEYHDDFFPESAYVAACEAHYSTKNPRAIY; encoded by the exons TTAGTGAAGCTTCCATGCCAGACCAACATCATAACAATTTTGGAATCCTACGTGAAGCATTTTGCTATCAATGCAGCCTTTTCAGCCCATGAGAGGCCCCGTCACCACCACGTTATGCCACATGCCAACATGAATGTGCATTATATCCCAGCAGAAAAGAA CGTTGACCTTTGTAAAGAGATGGTGGACGGACTAAGAATAACCTTTGATTACACTCTTCCGTTGGTTTTGCTCTATCCATATGAACAAACTCAGTATAAAAAGGTGACTTCGTCtaaattttttcttccaattaAGGAAAGTGCCACAAACACTAGTAG GAGCCAGGAAGAGCTCTCTCCTAGCCCACCTTTGTTGAATCCATCTACACCACAGTCCACAGAGAGTCAGCAGACCACGGGTGAACCTGCCACCCCTAAAAGGCGCAAAGCTGAGCCCGAAGCATTGCAGTCTCTGAGGCGGTCCACGCGCCACACGGCCAACTGTGACAGGCTGTCTGAGAGCAGCGCCTCACCTCAGCCAAAGCGCCGGCAGCAGGACACGTCCGCCAGCATGCCCAAACTGTTCCTGCACCTGGAAAAGA agacacCAGTGCATAGCAGATCATCTTCACCTATTCCTCTGACTCCCAGCAAGGAAGGGAGTGCTGTgtttgctggctttgaaggaaGAAGAACTAATGAAATAAACGAG GTCCTCTCCTGGAAGCTCGTGCCTGACAATTACCCCCCAGGGGACCAGCCGCCCCCTCCCTCTTACATTTATGGGGCACAGCATTTGCTGCGGTTGTTTG TAAAACTTCCAGAAATCCTTGGAAAGATGTCCTTTTCTGAGAAGAATCTGAAGGCTTTACTGAAGCACTTTGATCTCTTTCTGAg GTTTTTAGCAGAATACCATGATGACTTCTTCCCAGAGTCAGCTTATGTTGCTGCCTGTGAGGCACATTACAGCACCAAGAACCCTCGGGCAATTTATTAA